From Dioscorea cayenensis subsp. rotundata cultivar TDr96_F1 chromosome 22, TDr96_F1_v2_PseudoChromosome.rev07_lg8_w22 25.fasta, whole genome shotgun sequence, a single genomic window includes:
- the LOC120252696 gene encoding uncharacterized protein At4g13230-like: MALMVKKLNHLSMTMPKGSSTSILRMFVTSSPMPPAQGGTPNQENTMQEMTSDVNPESNDTSRGIASSTTEHVIETAEEMGEQAQEMIQDAWSSAKETAESKAHESKETIKDCAERVKRAMNTKERI, from the exons ATGGCTCTCATGGTGAAGAAGCTTAATCATCTCTCCATGACTATGCCCAAAGGGAGCTCTACTTCTATTCTCAGGATGTTTGTCACTTCATCACCCATGCCACCTGCCCAG GGTGGCACACCAAACCAAGAGAACACCATGCAAGAGATGACCAGTGATGTCAACCCTGAATCAAATGACACATCTAGAGGCATTGCTAGCTCTACTACGGAGCAT GTGATTGAAACTGCTGAAGAGATGGGAGAACAAGCGCAAGAGATGATCCAAGATGCTTGGAGTTCAGCGAAGGAGACGGCTGAAAGCAAGGCTCACGAGTCCAAGGAAACGATCAAAGATTGTGCTGAGCGTGTCAAGCGTGCTATGAACACCAAGGAacgaatttaa
- the LOC120252753 gene encoding cyclin-dependent kinase inhibitor 4-like, which produces MGKYMKKAKALGGGVALMEVPVPHPSHLGVCTRARTLALQRLQSPSASSPASSSSSSYLQLRSRRLHKVASPTSKPKESPNPSPSTKSSGKVGPCLRPRAMAQERCGGSRKEAVVSEASPGSDAGVEVSLGENVLDSEARNRNTRETTPSSLIRNSETILTPGSTTRAASSVAVNKRNENSGCRQIPTAHEMDEFFNEAEKVQQRIFTEKYNYDVVNDCPLPGRFEWVKLDSQSTDDQP; this is translated from the exons ATGGGCAAGTATATGAAGAAGGCCAAGGCCTTGGGCGGTGGGGTAGCGCTCATGGAGGTGCCAGTGCCACACCCTTCACACCTTGGCGTTTGCACACGCGCCCGAACGCTAGCGCTGCAGCGTCTTCAGAGTCCCTCAGCATCGTCGCCTGCctcctcttcatcctcatctTACCTCCAGCTCCGCTCCCGCCGACTCCACAAGGTCGCCTCTCCCACTTCGAAGCCTAAGGAAAGCCCTAACCCTAGCCCTAGCACCAAATCGAGTGGAAAGGTGGGACCTTGTTTGAGGCCTAGGGCGATGGCACAAGAGAGGTGCGGTGGATCGAGGAAAGAGGCGGTCGTGTCTGAGGCCTCGCCGGGGAGTGATGCCGGGGTTGAGGTGTCTTTAGGGGAGAACGTGCTGGATAGCGAGGCGAGGAATAG GAACACAAGGGAAACTACACCTAGTAGTCTGATTAGAAATTCAGAAACTATTTTGACTCCTGGCTCTACAACCAGAGCTGCTAGTTCTGTGGCTGTtaacaaaagaaatgagaacTCTGGGTGCAGACAAATTCCAACAGCACATGAGATGGATGAGTTCTTTAACGAGGCAGAGAAAGTTCAGCAGCGAATTTTTACTGAAAA GTATAACTATGATGTCGTGAATGATTGTCCTCTTCCCGGCCGTTTTGAATGGGTGAAACTGGATTCACAATCAACTGATGATCAACCATGA
- the LOC120252746 gene encoding glutathione reductase, cytosolic has translation MARKMLIDGELRTEDSVGVEGQYDFDLFVIGAGSGGVRASRTSAGFGAKVAICELPFHPISSEANGGVGGTCVIRGCVPKKILVYGASFRGELEDAKSYGWEYGEKLEFNWKQLLHNKTQEITRLNGVYKKLLSGSGVTMIEGEGKITGAHEVEVSCPDGLKQLYTAKHILIATGSRAQRVNIPGQELAITSDEALSVEDLPKHAVILGGGYIAVEFASIWRGMGATVDLFYRKELPLRGFDDEMRVVVAKNLEGRGIRLHPNTNLSELSKTENGIKVITDHGDEIIADAVLFATGRSPNTKRLNLEAVGVEVDRIGAVKVDEYSQTTVPSIWAIGDVTNRMNLTPVALMEGTYFSKTVFGGQPTKPDYNYIPCAVFCIPPLSVVGLSEQEAVKQCKGDVLVFTSTFNPMKNTISGRQEKSIMKLLVDAETDKVIGASMCGPDAPEIMQGIAIALKCGATKAQFDSTVGIHPSAAEEFVTMRTLTRRVTAGGKPRTNL, from the exons ATGGCGAGGAAGATGCTTATTGATGGGGAGTTGAGAACCGAGGATTCGGTCGGAGTGGAAGGGCAGTATGATTTTGATCTTTTCGTCATCGGCGCCGGCAGCGGTGGCGTCAGAGCCAGTAGAACATCGGCGGGCTTTGGCGCTAAG GTTGCAATTTGTGAACTTCCATTTCACCCGATCAGTTCAGAAGCTAATGGTGGAGTAGGTGGAAC GTGTGTTATACGAGGTTGTGTTCCCAAAAAGATTTTGGTATATGGTGCATCATTTCGCGGTGAACTAGag GATGCAAAAAGTTACGGGTGGGAGTATGGGGAGAAACTTGAATTCAATTGGAAACAACTTTTGCACAATAAG ACTCAGGAAATAACTAGATTGAATGGAGTGTACAAGAAGTTGTTGTCCGGTTCTGGTGTGACAATGATTGAAGGAGAGGGGAAAATAACCGGTGCCCATGAGGTAGAGGTATCCTGCCCTGATGGTTTAAAGCAGCTGTATACAGCAAAACATATCTTGATCGCTACAGGTAGTCGGGCTCAACGCGTAAATATTCCAGGACAG GAGTTAGCTATTACCTCTGATGAGGCTTTAAGTGTTGAAGACTTACCAAAGCATGCTGTGATTCTTGGTGGAGG CTATATCGCTGTTGAATTTGCTTCAATATGGAGAGGGATGGGTGCCAcggttgatttattttataggAAGGAACTTCCATTAAG GGGTTTTGATGATGAAATGAGAGTTGTGGTTGCAAAAAATCTTGAAGGCAGGGGAATTAGATTACATCCCAATACAAATTTGTCAGAG ttgagTAAGACTGAAAACGGTATCAAAGTCATTACGGATCATGgtgatgaaataatagcagaTGCTGTTTTGTTTGCTACAG GTAGAAGTCCGAACACAAAAAGGTTGAACTTAGAAGCTGTTGGCGTTGAGGTTGATAGGATTGGAGCTGTCAAG GTAGATGAATATTCTCAGACTACCGTCCCCAGCATATGGGCTATTGGTGATGTTACAAACAGAATGAATCTCACCCCTGTGGCATTAATGGAGGGCACTTACTTCTCG AAAACTGTTTTTGGTGGGCAGCCAACTAAACCAGACTACAATTATATCCCTTGTGCTGTGTTCTG CATTCCTCCCCTATCTGTGGTGGGCTTAAGTGAGCAGGAAGCTGTTAAACAATGCAAGGGGGATGTTCTGGTTTTCACATCAACATTTAATCCTATGAAGAATACAATCTCCGG AAGGCAAGAAAAATCTATTATGAAGCTTCTTGTTGATGCTGAAACTGATAAAGTAATTGGCGCATCCATGTGTGGTCCAGATGCACCCGAAATTATGCAG GGTATTGCCATTGCCCTAAAGTGTGGAGCTACCAAAGCACAATTTGACAGCACT GTGGGAATTCACCCTTCAGCTGCTGAGGAATTTGTGACCATGCGAACTTTGACTAGGAGGGTTACTGCAGGTGGTAAACCAAGAACAAACTTGTAA
- the LOC120252724 gene encoding F-box protein PP2-B10-like gives MAGEKEMAGVDFSTLPEGCISHVLSLTSPLDACRAAMVSPVFRSAEASDTVWERFLPSDIAGILARAVDRVQYSSKRDLFFRLCGDPILIDDRKMSFFLDRMTGRKCYLLSARLLTIVWGDTPSYWRWIDDPNSRFSEVAELLDVCWLEIRGQLDTKELSPHTKYVAYLVFNLTEATRGLEHPSQETSVKVGAQVSSHTTCLQTIEDALAIRPRRLRPRRWIGLGFGPRLRRTFIEPPVLEPPEQATPATVSTTNIVLPRKREDDWMEIELGQFDTDCGDVGEVDMSFMEVKGGFWKSGLIVQGIEIRPTN, from the exons ATGGCCGGAGAGAAAGAGATGGCCGGAGTGGATTTCAGTACGTTGCCGGAAGGGTGCATCTCGCATGTGTTGTCCCTAACCTCACCACTGGATGCATGTAGGGCGGCGATGGTTTCCCCTGTATTCCGCTCCGCCGAGGCCTCAGACACCGTCTGGGAACGCTTCCTCCCTTCCGATATTGCCGGAATCTTAGCACGCGCCGTTGATAGGGTCCAATATTCGTCAAAACGGGACTTGTTCTTCCGGCTCTGTGGTGATCCAATCCTCATAGATGACCGTAAGATg AGCTTCTTCTTGGATAGAATGACGGGGCGGAAGTGCTATTTGTTGTCGGCGAGGCTTCTGACGATCGTATGGGGCGACACTCCGAGTTATTGGAGATGGATTGATGATCCTAATTCCAG ATTCTCAGAGGTGGCAGAGCTTTTAGATGTATGTTGGCTGGAGATCCGTGGGCAACTGGACACAAAGGAGCTATCACCGCACACCAAATACGTTGCCTACCTGGTCTTCAATCTCACAGAAGCCACTAGAGGCCTGGAACATCCATCTCAAGAGACATCAGTGAAGGTAGGAGCACAAGTCTCCTCTCACACCACTTGTTTGCAGACCATTGAAGATGCATTAGCAATCCGGCCACGCAGACTCCGACCACGACGGTGGATCGGTCTGGGCTTTGGCCCGCGCTTGCGCCGGACATTCATCGAACCACCAGTGCTGGAGCCCCCGGAGCAAGCCACGCCTGCAACTGTGTCTACTACGAATATAGTACTACCTCGTAAAAGAGAAGATGATTGGATGGAGATTGAGCTGGGGCAGTTTGACACTGATTGTGGTGATGTTGGAGAGGTGGATATGAGCTTCATGGAGGTCAAAGGTGGGTTTTGGAAGAGTGGTCTCATTGTCCAAGGCATTGAGATCCGTCCAACAAACTAA
- the LOC120252686 gene encoding glycine-rich cell wall structural protein-like: MRDNMRATWGATLFLLIFIVAVVNLDAREIIRGNGDHGVADDKHFLYGPRHGFGGGLGHGIYSRGPFRHGGFGRDGGLGGGAGAGAGFGGGAGGGAGGGLGGGAGGGLGGGGGLGGGAGGGLGGGGGLGGGGGMGGGAGVGGGIGGGAGGGGGIGGGGGAGGGGGIGGGAGGGGGAGGGFGGGAGGGGGIGGGGGIGGGGGGGGVGGGGGFGGGAGAGGGVGGGGGFGGGGGGGGFGAGGGVGGGFGVGGGFGAGAGAGIGGGDGGGGGFGGGGGGGR; encoded by the exons ATGAGAGACAATATGAGAGCAACTTGGGGTGCAACTCTCTTCCTCTTGATTTTCATTGTAGCAGTGGTTAATCTTGATGCTAGAGAGATAATCCGTGGCAATGGTGATCATGGTGTAGCTGATGATAAACACTTTTTGTATGGTCCTAGGCATGGCTTTGGTGGGGGTCTGGGTCATGGAATTTACAGTAGAGGCCCGTTTAGGCATGGAGGGTTTGGAAGGGATGGTGGTTTAGGTGGTGgcgctggtgctggtgctggctttggtggtggtgctggtggtggAGCTGGCGGTGGCCTTGGtggtggtgctggtggtggactaggtggtggtggtggacttggaggtggtgctggtggtggactcggtggtggtggtggacttggag GGGGTGGTGGTATGGGTGGAGGTGCCGGTGTCGGTGGTGGTATTGGTGGTGGTGCTGGAGGTGGTGGCGGTATAGGTGGTGGAGGAGGTGCCGGTGGCGGTGGAGGTATTGGTGGTGGTGCTGGAGGTGGTGGAGGTGCCGGAGGTGGTTTTGGTGGTGGTGCTGGAGGAGGTGGTGGTATAGGTGGCGGTGGTGgaattggtggtggtggtggaggaggaggtgtaGGAGGTGGTGGTGGCTTTGGTGGTGGAGCGGGGGCCGGCGGTGGGGTTGGCGGTGGAGGTggatttggtggtggtggtggtggtggagggtTCGGCGCCGGTGGAGGTGTAGGTGGTGGTTTTGGAGTTGGTGGAGGGTTTGGTGCCGGTGCCGGTGCCGGCATTGGTGGTGGTGATGGCGGTGGTGGAGgttttggtggtggtggtggtggtggtcgtTGA
- the LOC120252745 gene encoding 3-ketoacyl-CoA synthase 12-like, with protein sequence MDIIFMLSAILVFYSLFHFFNLLYHHRRNQTCYLLDYVCFKPSDDRKLSTELCGDIVHRNKNLGLKEHKFLLKVIVNSGIGEDTYGPRNIIAGREEMPTLEDGVEEMDECFFATLDELFGKSGFSAKDIDVLVVNVSMFSPAPCLAARIVNHYKMREDIKTYNLSGMGCSASVISIDLVQNIFKTKKKTMALVLTSESIGPNWYSGNDKSMMLGNCLFRSGGCSILLSNDQALKDRAKMSLKCLVRTHIGANDEAHHCALQKEDDNGYLGFHLSKDLPKAAALAFAANLQRLAPRILPMKQLAIYIARKIHQSSKHANPNPNFKSVVDHFCLHTGGSAVIEGVGRSLGLTKYDLEPARMTLHRFGNTSASSLWYVLGYMEAKKRLMKNDRVLMISFGAGFKCNSCLCEVMRDLDSGNVWEDCIEDYPPETLVNPFMDKYRWINEA encoded by the coding sequence ATGGACATCATATTCATGTTGTCTGCCATCCTTGTTTTCTACTCTTTGTTCCACTTTTTCAACTTATTGTATCATCACCGAAGAAACCAAACATGCTACCTCTTAGACTATGTCTGTTTCAAACCTTCCGATGATCGGAAGCTCTCTACCGAGCTTTGCGGAGATATTGTTCACCGGAACAAGAACTTGGGCCTCAAAGAGCACAAGTTCCTACTTAAAGTTATTGTTAACTCCGGAATTGGCGAAGACACTTACGGTCCAAGAAACATAATTGCCGGAAGGGAAGAGATGCCGACACTCGAAGATGGAGTTGAAGAAATGGATGAATGTTTCTTTGCCACACTTGATGAGCTATTTGGCAAGTCAGGCTTCTCGGCTAAAGATATCGATGTGCTCGTCGTCAATGTCTCCATGTTCTCACCTGCTCCTTGTCTTGCTGCAAGAATTGTGAATCATTACAAGATGAGGGAGGATATCAAGACCTATAATTTATCAGGAATGGGTTGCAGTGCTAGTGTAATATCAATTGATTTAGTTCAAAACATcttcaaaactaaaaagaagACAATGGCATTGGTGCTAACATCAGAGTCTATTGGACCGAATTGGTATTCCGGTAACGATAAATCGATGATGCTCGGCAACTGCCTATTCAGATCAGGTGGCTGCTCAATTCTCTTGTCCAATGATCAAGCTTTGAAGGATAGAGCAAAGATGAGTTTGAAATGCTTGGTTAGAACACACATTGGTGCAAATGATGAAGCTCACCATTGTGCATTGCAGAAGGAGGATGACAATGGTTACTTAGGGTTTCACCTCAGTAAAGATTTGCCGAAAGCTGCTGCTCTTGCTTTTGCTGCTAACCTGCAAAGATTGGCTCCAAGAATCTTGCCGATGAAACAGTTAGCAATTTACATTGCTAGAAAAATTCACCAAAGCTCTAAACAtgctaaccctaaccctaatttcaAGTCAGTTGTTGATCACTTTTGCCTTCACACAGGAGGTTCGGCGGTGATCGAAGGGGTTGGAAGAAGCCTGGGGCTAACAAAGTATGACTTAGAGCCTGCCAGGATGACACTTCATCGGTTCGGCAACACATCGGCAAGTAGCTTATGGTATGTGTTAGGATACATGGAAGCAAAGAAGAGGTTAATGAAGAATGATAGGGTTTTGATGATCAGCTTTGGAGCTGGATTCAAATGCAACAGTTGCTTGTGCGAGGTGATGAGGGATTTGGATAGTGGTAATGTGTGGGAGGACTGCATTGAAGACTACCCACCAGAAACCCTAGTGAATCCATTCATGGACAAGTATAGGTGGATCAATGAAGCCTAG
- the LOC120252701 gene encoding uncharacterized protein LOC120252701 — protein sequence MSSGGPVGLVTHGVSRKRKDRCSSDPSEPASTNWLLAGYLAHEFLTKGTLLGRVCVSDPSKPDPVTKPNPKPELEKAKALREYADVAKLMKVDGVHIPGIVNPTQLAQWLQM from the coding sequence ATGTCGAGCGGCGGACCGGTCGGATTGGTGACACATGGCGTGTCTCGGAAGCGGAAGGACCGCTGCTCGTCCGACCCTTCTGAGCCGGCTAGTACTAACTGGCTCTTGGCTGGGTACCTGGCCCACGAGTTCCTCACTAAAGGCACCTTATTGGGTCGGGTTTGCGTTTCGGATCCGTCTAAACCCGACCCGGTAACCAAGCCAAACCCGAAACCCGAGCTGGAGAAAGCGAAGGCGCTGAGAGAGTACGCTGACGTGGCGAAGCTAATGAAGGTTGATGGGGTCCACATCCCGGGCATCGTGAACCCCACCCAACTGGCTCAGTGGTTGCAGATGTGA
- the LOC120252702 gene encoding phosphopantetheine adenylyltransferase 1, translating into MDADQMLFDEDAKTSESPEPYLAVVLGGTFDRLHDGHRRLLKKSAELAKERVVVGVCTGPMLAKKKFVDLIEPVEMRIKAVEDYLKSVKPGLIVQVEPIIDPFGPSIVDEKLDAIIVSKETLSGGLSVNKKRAEKGLPELKVEVVDLLSGGENEEKLSSSALRRLEYERSRTSKEEHEGKPNQ; encoded by the exons ATGGATGCCGATCAGATGCTCTTCGACGAGGATGCGAAGACCTCGGAGTCCCCGGAACCTTACCTCGCCGTCGTCCTCGGTGGCACCTTCGACCGCCTTCATGATGGCCATCGCCGCCTCCTCAAA AAGTCGGCGGAGCTGGCGAAGGAGCGTGTCGTCGTCGGGGTTTGCACGGGACCGATGCTCGCTAAGAAAAAG TTTGTGGATCTAATTGAGCCTGTGGAGATGAGAATTAAGGCTGTTGAGGATTATCTCAAG tcTGTTAAACCAGGGTTGATTGTGCAAGTTGAGCCCATTATAGATCCGTTTGGTCCATCCATTGTTGATGAAAAGTTGGATGCTATCATTGTCAG CAAAGAAACTCTATCTGGTGGGCTTTCAGTGAACAAGAAGAGGGCCGAGAAAGGTCTTCCGGAGCTGAAG GTTGAGGTGGTGGATCTTTTATCTGGAGGAGAAAATGAGGAGAAGCTAAGCTCTTCTGCTCTAAGGAGGCTAGAGTACGAGCGGTCAAGGACCTCCAAAGAAGAGCATGAAGGAAAGCCAAACCAATGA